The following proteins are encoded in a genomic region of Arachis stenosperma cultivar V10309 chromosome 4, arast.V10309.gnm1.PFL2, whole genome shotgun sequence:
- the LOC130975768 gene encoding calcium sensing receptor, chloroplastic-like — MSSSAAIFSGDLSSNDNLLLRRSPPATSPTAMISSGGILLRRIHDRCCEMATTTTKTAGARVSEEGVVETFHNDDDEALDAAENGVAFLVYKKALQSTGVDPQPVITAAKWSSNRTFKKISTQNYFMVDIRSEKDKDKASVPHLLSSVKNRMISIPLEELPSELRGLVRNVKKVEAELAALKISYLKKINKGSNIVIMDSYSDSAKIVARTLTSLGFKNTWIVADGFSRNKRWLQSRLGTDSYFSSFAEVLSPSRVIPAAVRGFGTTSQSSAKLLPGAD, encoded by the exons ATGTCTTCCTCAGCGGCGATCTTCTCTGGTGACCTCTCCTCCAACGACAATCTCCTCCTGCGACGGTCTCCTCCGGCGACATCTCCTACTGCGATGATCTCCTCCGGTGGAATTCTCCTACGCCG AATACATGATAGATGTTGCGAAATGGCAACTACAACTACTAAAACTGCAGGAGCTAGGGTTTCTGAGGAAGGGGTCGTTGAAACATttcataatgatgatgatgaagcgCTCGATGCTGCGGAGAATGGAGTTGCG TTCCTGGTGTACAAGAAGGCACTCCAAAGCACTGGTGTTGATCCCCAACCTGTCATCACTGCTGCCAAG TGGAGTAGTAACAGAACTTTCAAAAAGATATCAACACAAAACTACTTCATGGTTGATATTAGGTCAGAGAAAGATAAGGACAAAGCCAGTGTTCCTCACCTTTTGTCTAGTGTGAAAAACAGAATGATTTCCATTCCGT TGGAAGAACTACCAAGCGAGCTCAGAGGACTTGTTAGGAATGTGAAGAAAGTGGAAGCTGAACTAGCAGCTTTGAAGATTTCTTACTTGAAGAAAATCAACAAAGGCTCCAACATTGTGATCATGGACTC GTACTCGGACTCGGCAAAAATAGTAGCAAGAACATTAACGAGCCTCGGTTTCAAGAACACGTGGATAGTGGCAGACGGGTTCTCGAGGAACAAAAGGTGGTTACAGAGTAGACTAGGAACAGATTCTTATTTCTCTTCATTTGCAGAGGTGTTGTCTCCATCAAGAGTTATCCCTGCAGCTGTTAGAGGTTTTGGAACAACCTCCCAATCAAGTGCCAAGCTTCTTCCTGGAGCTGATtga